One window of the Benincasa hispida cultivar B227 chromosome 3, ASM972705v1, whole genome shotgun sequence genome contains the following:
- the LOC120073081 gene encoding cell division cycle protein 48 homolog, whose amino-acid sequence MANQAETSDAKGPKRDFSTAILERKKAANRLIVDEAINDDNSVVALHPDTMEKLQLFRGDTILIKGKKRKDTICIALADDTCDEPKIRMNKVVRSNLRVRLGDVVSVHQCADVKYGKRVHILPVDDTIEGVTGNLFDAYLKPYFLEAYRPVRKGDLFLVRGGMRSVEFKVIETDPPEYCVVAPDTEIFCDGEPVKREDEDRLDEVGYDDVGGVRKQMAQIRELVELPLRHPQLFKSIGVKPPKGILLYGPPGSGKTLIARAVANETGAFFFCINGPEIMSKLAGESESNLRKAFEEAEKNAPSIIFIDEIDSIAPKREKTHGEVERRIVSQLLTLMDGLKSRAHVIVIGATNRANSIDPALRRFGRFDREIDIGVPDEVGRLEVLRIHTKNMKLAEDVDLERIAKDTHGYVGADLAALCTEAALQCIREKMDVIDLEDETIDAEILNSMAVTNEHFQTALGTSNPSALRETVVEVPNVSWEDIGGLENVKRELQETVQYPVEHPEKFEKFGMSPSKGVLFYGPPGCGKTLLAKAIANECQANFISVKGPELLTMWFGESEANVREIFDKARQSAPCVLFFDELDSIATQRGSSVGDAGGAADRVLNQLLTEMDGMSAKKTVFIIGATNRPDIIDPALLRPGRLDQLIYIPLPDEDSRHQIFKACLRKSPVSKDVDLRALAKYTQGFSGADITEICQRACKYAIRENIEKDIERERRRRDNPEAMEEDVEDEVAEIKAAHFEESMKFARRSVSDADIRKYQAFAQTLQQSRGFGSEFRFSDNPSSGTAAADPFASSAGGGADDDDLYN is encoded by the exons ATGGCGAATCAAGCTGAAACCTCCGACGC TAAGGGTCCGAAGAGGGATTTTAGTACCGCGATTCTAGAGCGCAAGAAAGCTGCCAACCGGCTTATTGTCGATGAGGCCATCAATGATGACAACTCTGTCGTTGCGCTTCACCCTGACACTATGGAGAAGCTTCAACTTTTCCGTGGCGACACGATCTTGATCAAG GGGAAGAAAAGGAAGGATACGATCTGCATTGCTCTTGCTGATGACACATGTGATGAGCCAAAAATAAGAATGAACAAGGTTGTAAGAAGCAACCTTCGTGTCAGACTTGGAGATGTTGTTTCCGTGCATCAATGTGCTGATGTTAAATATGGCAAGCGAGTACACATTCTTCCAGTAGATGACACTATTGAAGGTGTCACCGGGAATCTTTTTGATGCATACTTGAAAC CGTACTTTTTGGAAGCCTATCGCCCAGTAAGGAAGGGTGATCTCTTCCTTGTGAGGGGAGGAATGAGAAGTGTGGAGTTCAAGGTCATTGAAACTGATCCTCCTGAATATTGTGTGGTTGCCCCTGATACTGAAATCTTCTGTGATGGGGAGCCTGTGAAAAGAGAGGATGAAGATAGATTAGATGAAGTTGGTTATGATGACGTTGGTGGTGTTAGAAAACAAATGGCACAAATTCGTGAATTGGTGGAACTTCCTCTGAGACATCCACAACTTTTTAAATCCATTGGAGTAAAACCACCGAAGGGAATTCTGCTTTATGGACCCCCTGGATCTGGAAAGACTTTGATCGCCAGAGCTGTAGCTAATGAAACTGGGGCTTTCTTTTTCTGTATCAATGGGCCAGAAATTATGTCAAAGTTAGCTGGAGAGAGTGAAAGCAACCTCAGGAAAGCTTTTGAGGAGGCAGAAAAGAATGCACCATCTATTATCTTTATTGACGAGATTGATTCAATTGCTCCTAAGCGAGAGAAAACTCATGGGGAAGTTGAGAGAAGGATTGTTTCTCAGCTCTTGACACTAATGGATGGGTTAAAATCTCGTGCCCATGTCATTGTCATTGGAGCTACAAATCGTGCAAACAGCATCGATCCAGCTTTGAGACGATTTGGAAGATTTGACAGGGAAATAGATATTGGAGTTCCTGATGAAGTTGGGCGTCTTGAGGTTCTTCGTATCCATACTAAGAACATGAAGCTTGCTGAAGAT GTTGACTTAGAAAGAATTGCCAAGGATACACATGGGTATGTTGGAGCTGACTTGGCAGCTCTTTGTACTGAGGCTGCACTTCAATgcattagagagaaaatggatGTCATTGATTTGGAAGATGAAACAATCGATGCTGAGATTCTTAACTCAATGGCAGTCACAAATGAGCACTTCCAAACTGCCCTTGGAACTAGTAATCCATCTGCTCTACGTGAAACC GTTGTTGAAGTGCCTAATGTCAGTTGGGAAGACATTGGAGGTCTTGAGAATGTCAAGAGGGAACTTCAAGAG ACTGTACAATATCCAGTGGAACATCCTGAGAAGTTCGAGAAGTTTGGAATGTCACCCTCTAAGGGAGTTCTTTTCTATGGCCCTCCTGGATGTGGAAAAACTCTTCTGGCCAAAGCTATTGCAAATGAGTGCCAGGCGAACTTCATCAGTGTCAAGGGTCCTGAATTGCTTACAATGTGGTTTGGAGAAAGTGAGGCCAATGTTCGTGAAATTTTTGATAAGGCCCGTCAGTCTGCACCTTGTGTTCTGTTCTTTGATGAGCTTGACTCTATTGCCACTCAG AGAGGCAGCAGCGTGGGAGATGCTGGAGGTGCTGCTGATCGAGTTTTGAACCAACTTTTGACTGAAATGGACGGAATGTCAGCAAAGAAAACTGTCTTCATAATTGGGGCAACCAACAGACCAGATATTATAGATCCTGCACTTCTTCGTCCAGGACGTCTAGATCAATTGATTTATATTCCTCTTCCTGACGAGGATTCTCGTCACCAAATTTTCAAGGCTTGCTTGAGGAAGTCTCCGGTATCGAAAGATGTAGACCTTAGAGCCCTTGCTAAATACACTCAAGGTTTTAGTGGTGCTGATATTACAGAAATCTGCCAGCGTGCTTGCAAATATGCTATCAGAGAGAACATTGAGAAA GATATTGAGAGGGAGAGGAGGAGAAGAGATAATCCTGAGGCTATGGAAGAGGATGTAGAGGATGAGGTAGCGGAGATTAAAGCTGCTCATTTTGAGGAGTCAATGAAGTTTGCTCGCAGAAGTGTGAGCGATGCCGATATTCGTAAATACCAGGCATTTGCTCAAACGCTGCAGCAGTCAAGAGGGTTTGGTTCTGAATTCAGGTTCTCAGATAACCCTTCTTCTGGAACTGCAGCGGCCGACCCGTTTGCATCTTCTGCTGGTGGTGGGGCTGATGATGACGATCTTTACAACTAG